TGAATAACGAGGCTAAAACTTGGCAATACTTGTTAATGCAAGTTCGAACAAAGTAATCTGGCCGGCTTACTTACATAGCACACGAATGAGACATGTCTCGTGGTATTTTGAGTGCGCCAAACCGGAAAAGCAAAATACTTTAGGCTGAAAGTGACGACTTTCGGCCTGTTCGTGTTGGTTACTGTTTTGGAATTCCTGTTGCACCACGTAATGCGTCAGCTGCAAAGTGTGCTGCTTCTTGAACTTTCGGATCGTTTGTTGCGTTATATACGGCACCTAGAATATTGACAACTTTTTGCGCTGCGTCCTTGTCCAACATTGCCACAACCTCCATTAGCTTGTATTTTGCGGTTACATCACTAACCACATCTGTCCACGATTTGCCGTGTGAAGCCAGGTATTCAATCGGATCGGTATGGTCTGTTTCTTTCCACAAATCTGATACTTGTTTATGGCTGAGTATCGTGACACCGTCAACCACTCCAAGTTTGAGATCAAACAACTTCCTAGCTGCCAACCATATCCAACGGTCATACGCTGCTGCAAATTTCACGCTGTCAGCTGTTTGCGTCAACTCGAAACCTAAAAAACGTTGATTGGCGGTATACGCGGCATGCCAAGCGATATAGTTAAAGTCTGCCGTCTGCAATATTTGTGTGTCATCCACAAACGCATGGACAAATGCGTCCTGCCAATGGTTTGTTTCGTAATTCCGTTCGCCATTCGCCGTGTCGTTGTAGACGGCTGTGGCGTGCATAACCACACCCTCGTATTGCCCAACACCGT
Above is a window of Fodinisporobacter ferrooxydans DNA encoding:
- a CDS encoding peptidoglycan recognition protein family protein: MNQYTINVNLIPGLPKNPYRNGVGQYEGVVMHATAVYNDTANGERNYETNHWQDAFVHAFVDDTQILQTADFNYIAWHAAYTANQRFLGFELTQTADSVKFAAAYDRWIWLAARKLFDLKLGVVDGVTILSHKQVSDLWKETDHTDPIEYLASHGKSWTDVVSDVTAKYKLMEVVAMLDKDAAQKVVNILGAVYNATNDPKVQEAAHFAADALRGATGIPKQ